A region of the Electrophorus electricus isolate fEleEle1 chromosome 7, fEleEle1.pri, whole genome shotgun sequence genome:
aaaactATTCCTCAACACAAACAATTTTGGATTACAGGATGCAAATACTCAGGAGGCCATAGTCAGCCACAATTtgactttaaatgaaaattaatttatttaagagCTTTCTATCATAATTGAAACATCTTGAAGTGATACTTTATCTTAAAAttcatacaaaaatatgaaattgcTCCCTATTATGGAAATTTctaaacatacattaaaaccAACATTATTATTGAATGGCTGCTACATTAAACATCCCTGACTTTACAGATGACACTTACATAGGGCTACTTAATGATTCAAACAAAATACAGAGATATTTTTTTCAGATTGAATTCATGGCAGGGTGCAGTTAGGCAAATCAACCCAGAAAATCCATGTGATGCTGGCAGATTAGTCAATGCTAATGATATTCCCTTCATTATCTCTTCATTAGCTTAATAGTTTTGATGACACAGTGTAGTGCAAAGCATTTTTGTCAACTGAGTATttcaaaatatgaaacaaaattCAATTTTCTTAATCATTTACCTAAGAACTGTGAATGTCTGGGTTGGATCATAGATTGCTGTTTGTGAGTGGAGCCAACTCTACAACAACCTTGCCTAGATTTCTCCCAGCATACATGTAGTCCACTGCCTGGTAAATGGACTCCAGCCCCATAAAACAGCCTCCACTATCCTGCTCCCCGACATCCACCTCATACACCAATTTTCCCAAAGCCAGTAGCTGCAGCATGCTCTGCAGAGACTCACTGTAgtcagacaagaagtgaggcaGGAAATTGTTGAAGCAGTTTTGCTGGTAGAGTGGCCCCTCTCACAGACTGCAGGCCAGTGGCACTCTGGTAGCCAGAGATGAAGCTGATCACCAATAGTGGCCAAACTATTCACAGCCAGATCAAACATGCTACCTCCTACAGACTTATAGATTACATCCACCCCATTAGGATACTCCTTGTGCAATATAGTGGCCATGTCTTCAGTCTTGTAGTTGATTGGTCGATCACAGCCAATGGTCCTCAGAAATCCCGCCTTCTCATTTCAGGAGCAGGTCCCCAAACACATGGCAGCCAGCCATTTTGGCAAACTGGCTGGTTCCCCCACCTGCAGCCGATACCAGGACAGTTTCACCACAAGTGAGCTCTCCGAGGTACCGCAGGGCAATGTGTGCAGTTGCTCCACTCACCATCAGAGCCAGCAGCTCAGGTTTAGCCACCAGCACATGGAACACTTTTTTGGTGGGAGCTACCACATATTCAGCACAGGCCCAATTGCTGACATATATAGCTATGCAAGTAACTGTATTAAACCTAGAGGAGAAGTAGGGGTCATGTCTACTTTATTTCTATTCTACCAAAAGTACACTAGGTACTAATAAGATGATAGAtgagattaaaaataattatcaaCTTTTACATATATCTTAGTTTTCtccataaatatacaaataatgaaACGTTTTCTAAAACATTAGAAATCTAATAGGTAAgaatcaaatatattttgttcaGTCACATACATATCATAAACTTTAACATGTCAcgttttcaaagacaaaatacaatttattttaatatttaatattactcagaatattaaatatattctaGGGAAAGTTGTTGTAAATGGATAGATGATAAAGATCAAAGTGATAATGCTGATATAATATGACTTTGTGATTTACGTTTTAAACAATGAATGCCAGCAGAGCTGTTCAAAAGACGTGTTTCTGACATTTTTTCCTGCTCCCACTTAATTTCATGGCACATCTGAGGAACTTGATTTACATACTAACACACCTAAAATGCACAATATCAGCGTATGTAAACGAAAACGGGGAACCTTATCGGCAAAGGGACGATGCTGCAAATTTTCACTACAAGTACAAACAGACCTGATTTCAGTTGTTTATTAAGTTGGTCTCAATCTTCACAAAAGTAATTACATGTGTTCCTGCGTGGTTCAAATTAAAACCTGACTGAAGCGACGCCATCCTTTCGCGGTTAAGGTTATCCATCCCCGGTGAAAATAATGGCTAAATAATCTTGTTTCAGCAATCCTAGTAATATGAATAGACAAATTGGTTTCTCTTTCCCCACACGCTAAGGCTTTGAATAGGCTctatatccatatatccatatctGGACACTGGTCTACCTAAGGAAGACCTACACATTCTTCTCCTATCTAGTGCCGGACTGGCACAACTGTTAGGTTAtccttgaaaataaaatttaactCCACTTGACTGTTATTGAACGCCACACAATGCAAATCAGGTCACATTTTTGTTCGGACGTTTAAGGGACCTAAAAATATGCAGCTAAGAGCTGGTTTCTTAAACATGTGTGGATCTTTTTTCAGTGTAAATTTGCTATCACTTAAACGCAAGGAGAATCTTTTTCGTCTAAAGTTCAATAAAGTCTAAATAGTCTAATTTCCTAAAAGGCttaaaatggaaaagcaagGCACGTCATTAGTGCCATAATAAAGTCGTTTTTCAAGCAATACTAATATGACTTCGTTATAGGCGCCACTTAGAACCAACTTACCGATTTCTAATAAGCAAGTCATCGTCGCCGCGTGTTGGAACAGGGATAATTTTTAAGGAAACCGCTTTTCTAAAATGTTGGCTTAGTTTCGTTACAACCAGCTTTTGCATAGAACTCGGTATTGACGAATCTTTAAAATCCATTAAGTGCGTAGAGTACGACATATCAATGATACAACGTTTTGTTATCAAATGTATTCCGAAAAGCACGCGAGTCCTCCGGTGCCAACCAAGCAAAGTTTTCAAATTCCGCAGTAGGAACAAGCTGGACATTGCACCAACACAATTTATAGCAAACGTTAACACACTGATTATCACCGTCTGCAGTGGCCTAACAGCCTTTCATTCACTGACTACAGACGGTCGCGATTCACCGAATGACTAAACAAGTGTCGGTAGTAACGTACTCGGTCCTGCCAGTTTAACTCGTCAGACGTCTTAACAAATGGACCTAAAACTCTATATTGGTCAGGTATAACGGCACATTCTACAGTTGTTGCAGAATGGTTGAgtccctccccttcctctcctccgAAGTTAGTTGTTTCTCTACTGGTAAGGTGTAACAAATCAATCTTGATTTTCAAACGCAATATCGATTAGTTTGCTAAGTGTTTCATTAAAGCAACTGAAATGATGAGAACAGATCTATTGGTGCCTGCTCCTACATCATTGCTCCGCGTTATTAGGTCACCTTTATCCGTGGCTCCCCTAAAAGCTGTTGCGCTCTTGGGTTGCATGTCCAGATTGTGAACATGCTTCCTCAGATGAGCTGCGTTTAGGGGATTAAGTTTAGCGCTATAGTACACATAAAGCAGGCTATAATATGATATAACGTGTAAAGCattcaaattaattcaaatggattaaaatgtatttgctgACCGCGTGCAGATACGAACAGATAACAATTCTAACCTATATAACAAGTGTTTCTAGAGTTCTGTTGCTAAACGATTATCCCGTGTTTGTTGACAAGAACAATTAGTAGCCAAAATAGATTTAGGTTTGCTTATCTAGAGCATACTGTAATCATGATGTAgcgaaaaacaaaacaattaaaaagatTGACAAGGAGGTTTTACTGTCAGAGTGACGCTTGTGGGGCGAGGGGAGGAGTAAACGAAGCAGGAAAAGCCACTCGATGCGTCTGTCTATCAGCTGAGACTGTCTGAAACGCTTCTGGCGCAAACGCGTTTTTCTCCGATCAGACGAGACCCGGGCTCCAGCCCAGGAGTTTCAAGAGGAATTAGCCCATCTCGACCTCGGAGGGTGGATGTCtgtatcttgtttgtttttcgtgCGCGCTGGTATCCCGCGTCTTCATGCACTCAGAGCTGTGTTGAAAATTCTTCTGACGACTAACAATGTTAGTCAAAGCCGAGCCTCCTCACTCGCAAAAGGAAAGAGCGAAAAGTATCTGATGACAGCGAATCTTGATCCGGCCGAGGTGGCGTGCTGACGGACTGACGTTAACCATATAATGCCTGTCTATTTCTCCAAAATTTCTCTCAGACTTCTACAGTTTTAAGAGGACATTTAACTGCATAACTATATAAGTTCTTTTTCAGTTTTGGGAtaacttgtttttttatgttgacTTTGAACAATTCATAGCAAAATAACGTGGAAATTATAACCCTTTCCCGATGGCTAGTGAGGATAGTGAGTGAAAACGCTTACCCCCCAGAAGATGATCCATCGGCCTGAAATGAGTTGGCgaaattcattttttgtttcctccccttatatattttttcaagtCTTTTCTGGTATGTTTAGGATTTGTAACTACGCACTTATTAATACTTTGTTGCGGTGGTCAACTTGGGATGACAAATAAACCCAAGAAATAAGTTCGGTCCGCGAGAAAAGGACAGTGCTCGTCAATATAGTTGTTAAGTTTTaggatattttttctttctttgattgACAGTTGATGTCATTCCTGCATGAAAAGAACGGTGGAAAGGGTCAGTGACAATGCCGAGGAGAAAGCAGCAAGAACCGAGGCGATCTGCAGGTAAGCGGCGTCAGCGAGATGTTTAACCGAGCCACCGACCATTTCACGCTGGAGGCATCCCAACTTGTTTTGAGAGTAGGGCAATATCAACTAGCTTTAAACCTTCATTTACCATATCGTATTCAAGTAAAcaccaagaaaacaaaacttgcATGAACAATTGAGTAAAGTGGATCGTGAGAGTTTCTCGGCGTTCCTATGAACCAGATGGACCTTTTACTACAGAGAATAACAACGGTTCAGACGCTTAGACACTTTTCCGCGTCGAGTTGTTTGATTTCATTTGTTAGTATACTGATATGTAAAGGTCATATCGTAGAATTGCCTTATTTGCTAAACTCTTCTTTTACGTTCAACATGAGACCTTAGAATGGCTTATCAAAGGACatgaggcagaaaaaaaaccaataatTCACGTGGAAAGACGGGACAAAAGAATGCGGCTAGTGTGAGctgcttctctttttcttgttttattagAGCATTGCCATCCTTGATTTGATACGTGATTGATCGTCTGTCATGGGGCAGCCTTTGATCTATTCATCtctaataaacattaataaatctCTGTTCGGAGACGCTCATGCTCCTGACAGTTTCAGCCATTCAGAGGACAATTCTCCGCCCCTATAAAAGAGCGGAAAAATTCTTCAATAAAAGAAAACTCACCTcgagcctgtgtgtgtaagagaaaccGTGAGATTGGCCTAATAGGCTTTAGCAGTGGTGTGAAGGATAACACCACCTGCTAAACGCCAACTATGCTTTAATATTCAGaatgtttctttgctttttcaGGTCCATTCACAACAATCACAAGCTTGAGCTTCTATATTCCACTTTGAGAAATGGTGTTCAGTTTTGTCTGTGTCTATCTCTGACTGCCTTGTTTATGGACAGTTAGTACAGTCAGCCCAATCATATTTGATTAGTAATTTAGACTTGGACACTTTCATCtcattttaacaaatgtaaaCGAGTATATACACAGATTTTTACCCCTCTGCTAATGAGGCTCTGTCTTTGAAGTTATGCATTAACAACCAGAGTGAACAAAATACATTCAGACCTATAGAATTTTAGAGATTTTGAAATTTGGAGTGTAACCTACTCTAAATGGGAGGCTAGTCTGTGATGCTTTGAAACTTACGtgtggaataaataaatatctgtatacTCAAGAGATGGAGGTGCTTTCAGGCATTATATGTTACTGCTGAAAGGTTTACAGATCTGTTGCGGTGGGATTTGGATACTGGACATCATGTTTTGACTAAACATTGGTGGTCCAGTGGGGTCTGTGTTTTGTAAGCATCTTATAAAGATCACTTCAAGTTAATGGCCAGGGTGATGAGTTAAGGAAGCAGAGTCACTGTAAGTCCACAAGTTCGTATTGATCCAGCCATACAGTGCTCAGTCAGAGGGCAGTTGAGGCAGTTCCCTTGCTTACATTCACTTACAAAATGAACATAGCACAAAATTCAGATGCTCCAACttcaatttaaacatttaacaactttaatttaaacaattttgtttatttcttttgtctGCACACAATGGAAAGAAATCATTTAATTCATGCAAGAATAAAGAAATGACTAGTaatatattagtgtgtatttttagtTGTCTattgtttcttctttcttcttcttattagtTGTAGCATAGTTGtggttatttttacttttagatatttatatttatattttatttagtgGAGATATTTAGTAGAGTTTGGAACTACattctttttccatttcatgTTTAGACGTAATGTGTGGTGGGATAGGCAGGCAAGCAAGTTAACTTTTCTTTATTTGATGTGGACTGAATTTCTGTCTGTGGATCTGTTTTCTGTAGGATTGTGGGATGGTTGGGGAAGACTAAAAGAAACACCTTTCTTCATTAGATGCACACTTAATTATCTGTTAGGCTGATGGATTTTTGACAGACCTTAACAACTAATGTTGACAAATTGAGTGTATTCGTACCCTGGCAAGTGCCTTGATATAATCAAGTTAATATCACTCCTCCTCCCCTTTACATTTTCAAACCTTGttgtctgtgcatgtgacaAATGGATTTTACTAGCTGCCTAATGTTGTCATTGAGACAGTGGAAGttaatgacctcactaattccTCTCCTGTATGTGCAAGATGAAGCCCAGAGACAATTCCATGCACACTCCTTACAGTGCTAGTCatgcaaataaaatgctttCCTTCCATACATTTTCATACTctgctgtgtttcttttttgtagCATTAAGTATTTTTCATTAAGATGTACTAAGGAGATTTTGTGTatgtttcacttttactttgtaATATTGCACTTAGTATAGAATTTGGCTGCAAATGATTTTCCTATTTATATGGAAATCGaatcttaaatacattttcatgtgaAGAAATAGTTCTGGGAATTCAGTGTGCTGATGAGGTCTATTGATCATTTATAATTGAATCCTTTTTTGTGTGAAATAAAGGAATAATTCTTGGGTGTCATTGAAAAAAATGACTCTTGAGCCCCATGCTAATCTGGTATATTTGGTATGTTTCAGCACAGTGCTGGGTGTTAGTGCATGGCTTTGCTTGAGGTTGATAACAATACAGATTTTTGTAACTGTTTTACTTTAAGTGCTTTTGTACTGTGAGTGGTTTGCATGCCTTTTTATTAACACAGTTCACTTGCAGAAAATTCAACCACAGTTATATTTCCTGTATTTACCTTGATTAACTCATTTTAATCTGATCCTTCTCCCTGTTTGACTACAGCACTAAATAACATTAGGATGTGAATTGACTGGTGTATCTCAGCCAGCATTCATGCTATTTAGATTACCCTTGGAGAGCTCACACACTGGGCTCACTCACTATACTCACTGTCCTTCTATTAAAATGTTCTATAAGAGCTTTCATGCTGGACCCTCTAGTGTTACTGCAGACTCTGGAACATcaagtatgtatttgtgcaagAGTATTGAGCTCATTAATTGTGCAGTTGAATACTGTATAtttaggtgtttgtgtgtgtgtgtctactgttatacttaaaatgtgtatgtctgtggaatgtgtgtggagtgtgtgtgtatgtgtgtatgtatgtgtatgtggtcaGCCTCTGTGAGCTCCAGTAGAGGTTATGCTGATTGGAGTGTTAGTATAATTAGCAGGTGACATAATTCTATTCTGTCGATGGGCACCTTTGTATCTGTACTGCATTTGGAGCAggataattacatttacattaggaACTAAGCTACTGAGAGGGTCTGCGTTTTCCACTGCACACATCGCATGAAAAAACACCAGCAGTACATTTAatggaataaaaatgtaatggcggctttaattttgaatatttttatgcattgttttcttctgttgaaATGGATCCAATAAAATTATCTTCTCAGTAATTAGCAGATAattaaaaaagtatatttttccacattttactCTTAAAATAATACATCATGTATCATTTATACGTACTAATCTTACAagcttctttgttttgtgttgtgtgtgtacagaaaataaacacacacagagtagacAAATATCTTAAGAACTATCTGATG
Encoded here:
- the LOC113580622 gene encoding LOW QUALITY PROTEIN: prostaglandin reductase 3 (The sequence of the model RefSeq protein was modified relative to this genomic sequence to represent the inferred CDS: inserted 4 bases in 2 codons; deleted 1 base in 1 codon; substituted 1 base at 1 genomic stop codon); the encoded protein is MTCLLEIAPTKKVFHVLVAKPELLALMVSGATAHIALRYLGELTCGETVLVSAAGGGTSQFAKMAGCHVLGTCSXNEKAGFLRTIGCDRPINYKTEDMATILHKEYPNGVDVIYKSVGGSMFDLAVNSLATXLVISFISGYQSATGLQSVRGATLPAKLLQQXFLPHFLSDYSESLQSMLQLLALGKLVYEVDVGEQDSGGCFMGLESIYQAVDYMYAGRNLGKVVVELAPLTNSNL